One genomic window of Aptenodytes patagonicus chromosome 3, bAptPat1.pri.cur, whole genome shotgun sequence includes the following:
- the LOC143158860 gene encoding LOW QUALITY PROTEIN: nuclear receptor subfamily 0 group B member 2-like (The sequence of the model RefSeq protein was modified relative to this genomic sequence to represent the inferred CDS: inserted 1 base in 1 codon; deleted 1 base in 1 codon) — MATKVPAEKFGKCQCETHHAKSILYQILNKEHGSETKWYQQYRSPHRSLGSKGCSCTDRRRVVLKTPEATRRRASEVLLKTLTFIRNLPSFYHVPWEDQLVLIQQXRAPLFVLGMAQEGVDFDLREISAPSLLKKILLNQSLTASNELGSLSLGASLAEVKKMKHLLWKFWDLDISAEEYAYLKGIILFNSDKSSWKLHR; from the exons ATGGCTACCAAGGTCCCAGCTGAGAAATTTGGGAAATGTCAGTGTGAGACACATCATGCTAAGAGCATCCTGTACCAGATCCTTAACAAAGAGCATGGAAGTGAGACCAAGTGGTACCAGCAGTATCGCAGTCCCCACCGCTCCTTGGGAAGCAAGGGGTGCTCTTGTACAGACAGGAGAAGAGTTGTCCTGAAAACGCCAGAAGCCACGCGCAGAAGAGCTTCTGAAGTGCTCTTGAAGACTTTAACTTTTATTAGAAACTTGCCTTCTTTTTATCATGTGCCTTGGGAGGATCAGCTTGTCCTTATACAGC AACGGGCCCCTCTTTTTGTCCTGGGCATGGCACAAGAAGGGGTGGATTTTGACCTGAGAGAGATTTCAGCCCCTAGTTTATTG AAGAAAATCCTCCTCAATCAGTCTTTGACAGCTAGCAATGAACTGGGTAGCTTGTCACTGGGAGCATCTTTAGCAGAAGTTAAGAAGATGAAGCATTTGTTGTGGAAATTCTGGGACCTGGACATAAGCGCAGAAGAATATGCCTATCTTAAaggaattattctttttaattctgaTAAGTCCTCCTGGAAATTACACAGATGA